In Elusimicrobiota bacterium, the following proteins share a genomic window:
- the secF gene encoding protein translocase subunit SecF has protein sequence MNKFTIDWISKRPLFFAVSGTLCALSLACILVKGFNYGIDFTGGTLVQVSYSEPRELKQVRDDLEKAGYPDAQVQSFGGKKEFALFLKGGENMDVSIVETFVEKVKAAAGEGLRVDRKEFVGPSVGRHLKRQAATAITLALLAIIGYVAFRFDNPLWGAAGVAAIAHDVLITAGVFSAFQLEVDLVIVAALLTIAGYSINDTIVIYDRMRDNMRHRRADDLGTLINDSVNEMLSRTIITNGMVFAVVLALFLLGGGVIHNFAFAMLIGSISGTYSTLAISMPLVYQFQKGRRRAASTETASAAPREGGRRRR, from the coding sequence ATGAACAAGTTCACCATCGACTGGATCTCCAAGCGGCCGCTGTTCTTCGCGGTCTCCGGGACGCTGTGCGCCCTGAGCCTGGCCTGCATCCTCGTGAAGGGCTTCAACTACGGCATCGACTTCACGGGCGGCACGCTCGTGCAGGTCAGCTACTCCGAGCCCCGCGAGCTGAAGCAGGTCCGCGACGACCTCGAGAAGGCGGGTTATCCCGACGCCCAGGTCCAGAGCTTCGGCGGCAAGAAGGAGTTCGCGCTGTTCCTCAAGGGCGGCGAGAACATGGACGTGTCCATCGTCGAGACTTTCGTCGAGAAGGTCAAGGCCGCCGCGGGCGAGGGCCTGCGCGTCGACCGCAAGGAGTTCGTCGGGCCTTCCGTCGGCCGGCACCTCAAGCGCCAGGCCGCGACGGCGATCACGCTCGCCCTGCTCGCGATCATCGGCTACGTCGCCTTCCGCTTCGACAACCCCCTCTGGGGCGCGGCCGGCGTCGCCGCGATCGCCCACGACGTGCTGATCACGGCCGGCGTGTTCTCCGCGTTCCAGCTCGAGGTCGACCTCGTCATCGTGGCCGCGCTGCTGACGATCGCGGGCTACTCGATCAACGACACCATCGTCATCTACGACCGCATGCGCGACAACATGCGCCACCGCCGCGCCGACGACCTGGGCACCTTGATCAACGACAGCGTCAACGAGATGCTCTCGCGGACGATCATCACCAACGGGATGGTCTTCGCGGTCGTCCTCGCGCTGTTCCTGCTCGGCGGCGGCGTGATCCACAACTTCGCGTTCGCGATGCTCATCGGCTCGATCTCGGGCACCTACTCGACGCTCGCGATCTCGATGCCGCTGGTCTACCAGTTCCAGAAGGGGCGCCGCCGCGCCGCCTCGACGGAGACGGCCTCCGCCGCGCCCCGCGAAGGGGGTCGCCGCCGCCGGTGA
- a CDS encoding peroxiredoxin translates to MADTLVQKDAPDFKAQALVGKGFKEIQLADYKGKWVALFFYPLDFTFVCPTEITAFSDHAAEFSKLGCDILGCSVDSQFSHLAWTNLSRKEGGLGEIKYPLLADIKKEIARAYGVLVNDSVALRGLFLINPKGKVVYSVVHDLAVGRSVEETLRVLRAFQQVEKTGEVCPANWTEGKKTMKADPVKSKEYFAAA, encoded by the coding sequence ATGGCCGATACCCTCGTGCAGAAGGACGCGCCGGACTTCAAGGCTCAGGCGCTCGTCGGAAAAGGCTTCAAGGAGATCCAGCTCGCCGACTACAAGGGCAAGTGGGTCGCGCTGTTCTTCTACCCGCTCGATTTCACCTTCGTCTGCCCGACGGAGATCACCGCGTTCTCCGATCACGCCGCCGAGTTCTCCAAGCTCGGCTGCGACATCCTGGGCTGCTCGGTGGACAGCCAGTTCTCCCACCTCGCGTGGACGAACCTGTCCCGCAAGGAAGGCGGCCTGGGCGAGATCAAGTACCCCCTGCTCGCCGACATCAAGAAGGAGATCGCGCGCGCCTACGGCGTGCTCGTCAACGACTCCGTCGCCCTGCGCGGGCTGTTCCTGATCAACCCGAAGGGCAAGGTCGTCTACTCCGTCGTCCATGACCTCGCGGTCGGGCGCTCCGTCGAGGAGACCCTCCGCGTGCTCAGGGCCTTCCAGCAGGTCGAGAAGACCGGCGAGGTCTGCCCCGCGAACTGGACGGAGGGCAAGAAGACGATGAAGGCCGATCCGGTCAAGTCGAAGGAGTACTTCGCCGCCGCCTAG
- a CDS encoding 3-deoxy-D-manno-octulosonic acid transferase (catalyzes the transfer of 2-keto-3-deoxy-D-manno-octulosonic acid to lipid A) produces the protein MSLLVLLLEALLSPLAALGVVLGFLLSPKRGRLSGLLDELPERFGGIRDTALDRLHGREIWWFHAASAGEVAGLAPILEALQKRGGPALVLTTTTLSGREAARALPSVAWAQLAPLDAWPFVARFLKALSPRRLILTETELWPTTLILSARGGLAPALVNARLTRRSLGRYRLVSAFLAPALRALATVAAQSEEDAERFAALGVPRERLTVAGNAKYDRASAPAAGGAARARVSALGWEGDPLFVAGSTHPFEEEMVLSAFLAARRAAPRLRLVLAPRHLERAADAADLLAHAGLALARWSGAPAGGREALILDEMGVLPAFYPLARAAFVGGTLVAVGGHNLLEPASAGVPVLFGPHTGHIEQPARLLSAQGGGGRRVRDAGELAARLTEFAVDAEAARAAGASARESADRLRGAVARTLEALGA, from the coding sequence ATGAGCCTCCTGGTCCTGCTGCTCGAGGCGCTGCTGTCCCCCCTGGCCGCGCTGGGGGTCGTGCTCGGCTTCCTGCTCTCCCCGAAGCGCGGACGCCTCTCGGGCCTCCTCGACGAGCTCCCGGAGCGCTTCGGCGGGATCCGCGACACGGCCCTGGACCGGCTGCACGGCCGGGAGATATGGTGGTTCCACGCCGCCTCCGCCGGGGAGGTCGCCGGCCTGGCGCCGATCCTCGAGGCGCTCCAGAAGCGAGGAGGCCCCGCTCTCGTGCTGACGACGACGACCTTGTCGGGCCGCGAGGCCGCGCGCGCCCTGCCTTCGGTCGCCTGGGCGCAGCTCGCCCCGCTCGACGCCTGGCCGTTCGTCGCGCGGTTTTTGAAGGCGCTCTCCCCGAGGCGATTGATACTGACCGAGACCGAGCTGTGGCCGACCACCTTGATCCTCTCCGCGCGCGGGGGGCTGGCTCCCGCCTTGGTCAACGCGCGCCTCACGCGGAGGAGCCTCGGGCGCTACCGCCTCGTCTCCGCCTTCCTCGCCCCCGCGCTGCGCGCGCTCGCGACGGTCGCCGCGCAGAGCGAGGAGGACGCCGAGCGCTTCGCCGCTTTGGGCGTGCCGCGGGAGCGCCTGACCGTCGCCGGCAACGCGAAGTACGACCGCGCCTCCGCCCCGGCCGCGGGCGGCGCCGCCCGCGCCAGGGTCTCCGCGCTCGGCTGGGAAGGAGACCCCCTGTTCGTCGCCGGCAGCACGCACCCGTTCGAGGAGGAGATGGTGCTCTCGGCGTTCCTGGCCGCGCGCCGCGCCGCGCCGCGCCTGCGCCTCGTCCTCGCCCCGCGCCACCTCGAGCGCGCCGCCGACGCCGCGGACCTGCTCGCGCACGCGGGCCTCGCGCTCGCCCGCTGGAGCGGCGCGCCGGCGGGCGGCCGCGAGGCGCTCATCCTCGACGAGATGGGCGTGCTGCCCGCGTTCTACCCGCTGGCCCGCGCGGCCTTCGTCGGCGGGACCTTGGTCGCGGTCGGAGGCCACAACCTGCTCGAGCCCGCGTCGGCCGGCGTGCCCGTCCTGTTCGGGCCTCACACCGGCCATATCGAGCAGCCCGCCCGCCTCCTGTCCGCCCAAGGCGGCGGCGGACGCCGCGTGCGCGACGCCGGGGAGCTGGCCGCCCGCCTGACCGAGTTCGCCGTGGACGCGGAAGCCGCGCGCGCGGCGGGCGCGTCGGCGCGGGAGTCCGCCGACCGCCTGCGCGGCGCCGTCGCCCGGACGCTCGAGGCGCTCGGTGCCTGA
- a CDS encoding lysophospholipid acyltransferase family protein codes for MIRKLVPYLVYSYVSFIGWTTRQRVLRDDIPRKVHESGQRFIYAFWHQRQVFFTWSHRNASAAVLVSKSNDGEMIARTMDLSGIDAVRGSSSRGGAAAAREMVEILRSGRDVGITPDGPRGPAREVKEGAVRVAQLSGMPIVPIANALSHRLEVAKAWDRFQVPLPFGRSVVLYGEPIRVGEGDDLAAKAAELKAALDALTAEADRLVR; via the coding sequence GTGATCCGTAAGCTCGTACCCTACCTCGTCTATTCCTACGTTTCATTCATCGGCTGGACGACGCGGCAGCGCGTGCTCCGCGACGACATCCCCCGCAAGGTCCACGAGTCGGGCCAGCGGTTCATCTACGCGTTCTGGCATCAGCGCCAGGTGTTCTTCACCTGGTCCCACCGGAACGCGTCGGCGGCCGTCCTCGTCAGCAAGTCGAACGACGGGGAGATGATCGCCCGCACGATGGACCTCTCCGGCATCGACGCGGTCCGCGGCTCGTCCTCCCGCGGCGGCGCGGCCGCGGCGCGGGAGATGGTCGAGATCCTGCGCTCGGGACGGGACGTGGGCATCACCCCCGACGGTCCCCGCGGCCCCGCGCGCGAGGTCAAGGAAGGCGCGGTGCGCGTGGCCCAGCTCTCCGGCATGCCGATCGTCCCCATCGCCAACGCCTTGTCGCACAGGCTCGAGGTTGCCAAGGCCTGGGACCGCTTCCAGGTGCCGCTGCCGTTCGGCCGCTCCGTCGTGCTCTACGGCGAGCCGATCCGGGTGGGCGAAGGAGACGACCTCGCCGCGAAGGCCGCGGAGCTCAAGGCCGCGCTGGACGCGCTCACCGCGGAAGCCGACCGCCTGGTGCGATGA
- a CDS encoding sodium-translocating pyrophosphatase, whose product MRFPFVIVMGISLIALAVAFWLINWVMAKDTGTDEMRKISDAIKAGAEAYLRRQNYTIITLSGVLAVVIFVLYAYVRKHNEHDPALPMALALCTTASFVAGAACSLVAGYIGMWVSIRTNIRTAAAARTSLNDALRIALRGGAVAGLFVCAMSLIGVGGLFIILKLLGFPFEKIPFMIVGYGFGASFVALFSQLGGGIYTKAADVGADLVGKVEAGIPEDDPRNPAVIADLVGDNVGDCAGRGADLFESTAAENIGAMILGVGLIPYFGWKGVVFPLVARALGLLASIFGVLIVQCEEHEDPMDALNIGYYLTSFLSALGFAAAAWWMLRSEAAPNAWIYYTTCGFIGILTAQAFVYITQYYTEYKYRPVLEISDASKTGPATNVIAGIAVGLECTAVPIIVISVAILSSYKLGVMALGPSAGLAGGLFGTAVATMGMLGTAAYILAMDTFGPITDNAGGIVEMSHQPEEIRKKTDRLDAVGNTTKALTKGYAIGSAALAAFLLFSAYLDEIFNYTGVRIGVDLSKPEVFVGAMLGAMLVFLFSAMAIRAVGTCAQTVITEVRRQFKERPGIMKGTEEPDYGQCVDIVTLGALKAMVAPGILAVGAPIAVGLLMRAFITDADKTIAAEAVAALLMVGTIAGILMALFFNNAGGAWDNAKKYIEMGTHGGKKSDAHKAAVVGDTVGDPFKDTAGPSLHVLIKLLATITLVLAPLFI is encoded by the coding sequence ATGAGATTCCCGTTCGTCATCGTGATGGGGATTTCGCTGATCGCGCTCGCCGTCGCCTTCTGGCTCATCAACTGGGTCATGGCGAAAGACACCGGGACCGACGAGATGCGCAAGATCTCCGACGCCATCAAGGCCGGCGCCGAAGCCTACCTCCGCCGCCAGAACTACACGATCATCACGCTCTCCGGCGTCCTTGCCGTCGTGATCTTCGTCCTCTACGCGTACGTGCGCAAGCACAACGAGCACGATCCGGCGCTCCCGATGGCCCTCGCGCTCTGCACCACGGCGTCGTTCGTCGCCGGCGCGGCGTGCTCCCTGGTCGCGGGCTACATCGGCATGTGGGTCTCGATCCGCACCAACATTCGGACGGCTGCCGCCGCCCGAACATCGCTTAATGACGCGCTGCGCATCGCGCTGCGCGGCGGCGCGGTGGCCGGGCTGTTCGTCTGCGCGATGTCTCTGATCGGCGTCGGCGGCCTGTTCATCATCCTCAAGCTCCTCGGCTTCCCGTTCGAGAAGATCCCGTTCATGATCGTCGGCTACGGCTTCGGAGCCTCCTTCGTCGCGCTGTTCTCCCAGCTCGGCGGCGGCATCTACACGAAGGCCGCCGACGTCGGCGCCGACCTCGTCGGAAAGGTCGAGGCCGGCATCCCCGAGGACGACCCCCGCAACCCCGCCGTCATCGCCGACCTCGTCGGCGACAACGTCGGCGACTGCGCCGGCCGCGGCGCCGACCTGTTCGAGTCCACCGCCGCCGAGAACATCGGCGCGATGATCCTCGGCGTCGGCCTGATCCCGTACTTCGGCTGGAAGGGCGTCGTGTTCCCCCTCGTCGCCCGCGCCCTCGGGCTCCTCGCGTCGATCTTCGGCGTGCTCATCGTGCAGTGCGAGGAGCACGAGGACCCGATGGACGCGCTGAACATCGGCTACTACCTGACGAGCTTCCTCTCCGCTCTCGGGTTCGCGGCGGCCGCCTGGTGGATGCTGCGCTCCGAGGCGGCCCCGAACGCGTGGATCTACTACACGACCTGCGGCTTCATCGGCATCCTGACCGCGCAGGCCTTCGTCTACATCACGCAGTACTACACCGAGTACAAGTACCGCCCCGTGCTCGAGATCTCGGACGCCTCCAAGACCGGACCGGCCACGAACGTCATCGCGGGCATCGCGGTCGGCCTCGAGTGCACGGCCGTGCCGATCATCGTGATCTCGGTCGCGATCCTCTCCTCCTACAAGCTCGGCGTGATGGCGCTGGGGCCCTCGGCCGGCCTCGCCGGCGGCCTGTTCGGCACCGCGGTCGCCACGATGGGCATGCTCGGGACGGCGGCGTACATCCTCGCGATGGACACCTTCGGCCCGATCACGGACAACGCCGGCGGCATCGTCGAGATGAGCCACCAGCCCGAGGAGATCCGCAAGAAGACGGACCGCCTCGACGCGGTCGGCAACACGACGAAGGCGCTCACGAAGGGCTACGCGATCGGCTCGGCGGCGCTCGCGGCGTTCCTGCTCTTCTCTGCATATCTCGATGAAATATTTAATTACACCGGCGTGCGCATCGGCGTGGACCTGTCCAAGCCCGAGGTGTTCGTCGGCGCGATGCTCGGCGCGATGCTCGTGTTCCTCTTCTCCGCGATGGCGATCCGCGCGGTCGGCACCTGCGCGCAGACCGTCATCACCGAGGTCCGCCGCCAGTTCAAGGAGCGCCCGGGCATCATGAAGGGCACCGAGGAGCCGGACTACGGGCAGTGCGTGGACATCGTCACGCTCGGCGCGCTGAAGGCGATGGTCGCCCCCGGCATCCTCGCCGTCGGCGCTCCGATCGCCGTCGGCCTGCTGATGCGCGCCTTCATCACCGACGCGGACAAGACCATCGCGGCCGAGGCCGTGGCGGCTCTGCTGATGGTCGGCACGATCGCGGGCATCCTCATGGCGCTCTTCTTCAACAACGCCGGCGGCGCCTGGGACAACGCCAAGAAATATATCGAAATGGGCACGCACGGAGGCAAGAAGTCCGACGCCCACAAGGCCGCCGTCGTCGGCGACACCGTGGGCGACCCCTTCAAGGACACCGCGGGCCCGTCTCTGCACGTTCTTATTAAATTGCTGGCCACGATCACCCTCGTCCTCGCGCCCCTGTTCATCTGA
- a CDS encoding transcriptional repressor, whose protein sequence is MKNRDEVRELFKAKKVPLTHQRLAVYEELSGRKDHPSAEALYESLKKDYPSLSLATVYKTLQTLHEMGMVARVDSPAAQARYDAIVETHHHAVCTACGTISDLFDPRLDKLPAPKVEGFVPSGHSVHFHGLCARCAKASAQKPR, encoded by the coding sequence ATGAAGAACCGCGACGAAGTCCGCGAGCTGTTCAAGGCCAAGAAGGTCCCCCTCACCCATCAGCGTCTTGCCGTCTACGAGGAGCTGTCGGGGCGCAAGGACCATCCCAGCGCCGAGGCCCTGTACGAGTCCTTGAAGAAGGACTACCCCAGCCTCTCGCTGGCGACCGTCTATAAGACGCTGCAGACCTTGCACGAGATGGGCATGGTCGCCCGGGTGGACTCGCCGGCGGCGCAGGCGCGCTACGACGCGATCGTGGAGACGCATCATCACGCCGTGTGCACCGCCTGCGGGACGATCTCGGACCTGTTCGACCCGCGCCTCGACAAGCTCCCCGCTCCGAAGGTGGAGGGCTTCGTCCCCTCGGGGCATTCCGTTCATTTTCACGGCCTTTGCGCGAGATGCGCCAAGGCTTCCGCTCAAAAGCCGCGCTAA
- the secD gene encoding protein translocase subunit SecD has protein sequence MTKPQIKWLGLIALIVGSFFLLFPSINWYQLDAAERTKLEALRERPKWLVNLGLDLKGGTHMVMELDIDKLDPKIPLAEAMQQAIEIIRNRIDQFGVAEPLIARQGARWIVVQLPGISNSAQAKELVGKTALLQFRMVDDSEKARSAMNKILELGQPFDGVKASSAAAKLVPAGLELFRGKENSMYLLSKEVPLTGALLDSAKVETGGEYGLPVVAFKFKPEAAAKFSALTASNIGKNMAIVLDDTVFSAPVIKGRISGGSGIIEGQFTSDDAKSLAIVLRAGALPAPVRIIEERSVGPSLGEDSIRKGFRAAGVGVALILIFFAAYYRAGGLIANVSIVANLFFLFALMAYLKATLTLPGIAGLALNIAMAVDANVLILERIKEERAKGRPMKAAVAAGYDQSASAIIDSNLTLLIASALLFQFGTGPIKGFAVTLTGGNIISMFTATILTRMLYEAWMLGEDAEAAA, from the coding sequence ATGACCAAACCTCAAATCAAGTGGCTGGGCCTCATCGCCCTGATCGTCGGCTCCTTTTTCCTCCTCTTCCCGTCGATCAACTGGTACCAGCTCGACGCCGCCGAGCGCACGAAGCTCGAGGCCCTGCGCGAGCGCCCGAAATGGCTCGTGAACCTGGGACTCGACCTCAAGGGCGGCACGCACATGGTCATGGAGCTCGACATCGACAAGCTCGATCCCAAGATCCCCCTGGCCGAGGCGATGCAGCAGGCCATCGAGATCATCCGCAACCGCATCGACCAGTTCGGCGTCGCCGAGCCGCTGATCGCCCGCCAGGGCGCGCGCTGGATCGTCGTCCAGCTCCCCGGCATCTCGAACTCGGCCCAGGCCAAGGAGCTCGTCGGCAAGACCGCCCTGCTCCAGTTCCGCATGGTCGACGACTCGGAGAAGGCCCGGTCCGCGATGAACAAGATCCTCGAGCTCGGCCAGCCGTTCGACGGCGTCAAGGCCTCGAGCGCCGCGGCGAAGCTCGTCCCCGCGGGCCTCGAGCTGTTCCGGGGCAAGGAGAACTCGATGTACCTCCTGTCGAAGGAGGTCCCCCTGACCGGCGCCCTGCTCGACTCGGCGAAGGTCGAGACCGGCGGCGAGTACGGCCTGCCCGTCGTCGCCTTCAAGTTCAAGCCCGAGGCCGCCGCCAAGTTCTCCGCGCTCACCGCCTCCAACATCGGCAAGAACATGGCCATCGTCCTCGACGACACCGTGTTCTCGGCGCCCGTCATCAAGGGCCGCATCAGCGGCGGCTCCGGCATCATCGAGGGGCAGTTCACCTCCGACGACGCCAAGTCCCTGGCGATCGTCCTGCGCGCCGGCGCCCTGCCCGCGCCCGTGCGCATCATCGAGGAGCGGTCCGTCGGGCCGTCGCTCGGCGAGGACTCGATCCGCAAGGGCTTCCGCGCGGCCGGGGTCGGCGTCGCCCTCATCCTGATCTTCTTCGCGGCGTACTACCGGGCCGGCGGCCTCATCGCCAACGTCTCCATCGTCGCGAACCTGTTCTTCCTCTTCGCGCTGATGGCGTACCTGAAGGCGACCTTGACCTTGCCCGGCATCGCCGGCTTGGCGCTCAACATCGCGATGGCCGTCGACGCCAACGTGCTGATCCTCGAGCGCATCAAGGAGGAGCGGGCGAAGGGGCGGCCGATGAAGGCGGCGGTCGCGGCCGGCTACGACCAGTCGGCGAGCGCCATCATCGACTCGAACCTGACGCTCCTGATCGCCTCGGCGCTGCTGTTCCAGTTCGGCACCGGCCCGATCAAGGGCTTCGCCGTGACCCTGACGGGCGGCAACATCATCAGCATGTTCACCGCCACGATCCTGACGCGCATGCTCTACGAAGCCTGGATGCTCGGCGAGGACGCCGAAGCGGCGGCCTGA
- a CDS encoding response regulator: MAETSPPMILVVDDDKNQRNMLAFALRDRGYEVAAVDSGAQALELAKGRVFDAAVCDIMMPGVNGVDTLKQLKALQPRLPVIMATAYATNALASASMKNGAFGYIAKPYELKELFEILERAVTQDPRQGP, translated from the coding sequence ATGGCCGAGACAAGCCCGCCGATGATCCTCGTCGTCGACGACGACAAGAATCAGAGGAACATGCTGGCGTTCGCCCTGCGCGACCGCGGCTACGAGGTCGCGGCCGTCGACAGCGGCGCCCAGGCGCTCGAGCTGGCCAAAGGCAGGGTCTTCGACGCCGCGGTCTGCGACATCATGATGCCGGGGGTCAACGGCGTCGATACCCTCAAGCAGCTCAAGGCGCTTCAGCCCCGCCTTCCGGTGATCATGGCCACGGCCTACGCCACGAACGCGCTCGCGTCCGCCTCGATGAAGAACGGGGCCTTCGGCTACATCGCCAAGCCCTACGAGCTCAAGGAGCTGTTCGAGATCCTCGAGCGGGCGGTGACCCAGGACCCGCGCCAAGGTCCGTGA
- a CDS encoding M48 family metalloprotease, with product MIRHVLSAALLASNAGAQALPAFELTANPPRPAAVAAPEPKLVVTRPVPVFDRSKLPSKALKLAAEQRAALLKDVDDARVVRFVIPKTKEYVARIVERLLAGSGLKAQAPEVRVNDSSWGSPSASLSAGVLFIDPELIAVMSSEDEVAAVIAHELIHHLRAHHEQLAETLRRHPRGGGGDLFTPSRPSKAELDARWGHECEADALSLRLLANAGYDPAAAADALIAVKREIDGEPRHEFSRGRSDGSHPPLEVRVDYLKRVMAAERMTASPRSSAGLPEVYAELAGRRRSPKPEDAPASELYRHYRRPKSFAP from the coding sequence ATGATCCGACACGTCCTGTCCGCCGCGCTGCTGGCCTCCAACGCCGGCGCGCAGGCCCTTCCCGCCTTCGAGCTCACCGCCAACCCGCCCCGCCCGGCCGCCGTCGCGGCCCCCGAGCCCAAGCTGGTCGTGACGCGCCCCGTTCCCGTCTTCGACCGCTCCAAGCTCCCGTCCAAGGCGCTCAAGCTCGCCGCCGAGCAGCGGGCCGCGCTCCTGAAGGACGTCGACGACGCGCGCGTGGTGCGCTTCGTGATCCCCAAGACCAAGGAGTATGTCGCTCGCATCGTCGAGCGCCTCCTGGCCGGCTCCGGCCTCAAGGCGCAGGCCCCGGAGGTGCGGGTGAACGATTCCTCCTGGGGCTCGCCCTCGGCCTCGCTGTCCGCCGGGGTCCTGTTCATCGACCCGGAGCTGATCGCCGTCATGTCGAGCGAGGACGAGGTCGCCGCGGTGATCGCCCACGAGCTCATCCATCATCTCCGCGCCCATCACGAGCAGCTCGCCGAGACGCTGCGGCGCCATCCGCGCGGCGGCGGAGGCGACCTGTTCACCCCCTCTCGCCCCTCGAAGGCCGAGCTCGATGCCCGCTGGGGCCACGAGTGCGAGGCCGACGCCTTGAGCCTGCGCCTGCTCGCCAACGCCGGCTATGACCCGGCGGCCGCCGCCGACGCCCTGATCGCCGTGAAGCGCGAGATCGACGGCGAGCCCCGCCATGAGTTCTCCCGCGGACGGTCCGACGGATCGCACCCGCCCCTCGAGGTCCGGGTGGACTACCTGAAGCGGGTGATGGCCGCGGAGCGCATGACCGCCTCCCCGCGCTCCTCCGCGGGCTTGCCCGAGGTCTACGCGGAGCTGGCGGGCCGCCGGCGGAGCCCGAAGCCGGAGGACGCTCCCGCCTCCGAGCTGTACCGGCACTACCGGCGCCCGAAGTCCTTCGCGCCATAG
- the yajC gene encoding preprotein translocase subunit YajC, with protein MQPAPNPLINLAPIVAIFIIFYFLLIRPQQKQQKEHETMLKNLKSGDKVLTNGGLYGTITGFKGDDLEVQFSQTVKLTVARSAVQRVVSDVKTGVVIS; from the coding sequence ATGCAGCCCGCCCCGAACCCCCTCATCAACCTGGCGCCGATCGTCGCGATCTTCATCATCTTCTACTTCCTGCTCATCCGGCCTCAGCAGAAGCAGCAGAAGGAGCACGAGACGATGCTCAAGAACCTGAAGTCCGGCGACAAGGTCCTGACCAACGGCGGCCTGTACGGCACGATCACCGGCTTCAAGGGCGACGACCTCGAGGTGCAGTTCTCCCAGACGGTCAAGCTCACCGTGGCGCGGTCGGCCGTGCAGCGGGTGGTCTCGGACGTCAAGACCGGCGTCGTTATTTCATAG
- a CDS encoding DNA starvation/stationary phase protection protein, whose product MNTHTVVKPSVVAGIGLKDASRTAVLALLDLTLADEYLLYTKTRNFHWNVTGFHFAAMHKFFEEQYGQLDGFVDEVAERSRALGGRSLGSMREFLSKTRLSESLGDAKKKEETMIAELLADHESLTRSLRKDVDECARLGDQGTADFLTGLMESHEKMAWMLRSFLS is encoded by the coding sequence ATGAACACTCATACCGTCGTCAAGCCGTCCGTCGTCGCCGGGATCGGTCTGAAGGACGCGTCGAGGACCGCGGTCCTCGCTCTCCTCGACCTGACCCTCGCCGACGAGTACCTGCTCTACACCAAGACCCGCAACTTCCACTGGAACGTCACCGGGTTCCATTTCGCCGCGATGCATAAGTTCTTCGAGGAGCAGTACGGGCAGCTCGACGGCTTCGTCGACGAGGTCGCGGAGCGCTCGCGCGCGCTCGGGGGCCGCTCGCTCGGGTCCATGCGGGAGTTCCTGAGCAAGACCAGGCTCTCGGAGTCCCTGGGCGACGCCAAGAAGAAGGAGGAGACGATGATCGCGGAGCTCCTCGCCGACCACGAGTCTCTGACGCGCTCCCTGCGCAAGGACGTCGACGAGTGCGCCCGGCTCGGGGACCAGGGCACGGCCGATTTCCTGACCGGGCTGATGGAATCCCACGAGAAGATGGCGTGGATGCTGCGCAGCTTCCTGAGCTGA